One stretch of Egibacteraceae bacterium DNA includes these proteins:
- the aspS gene encoding aspartate--tRNA ligase, producing MTPYGSLRTHGAGTVRPGDDGTEVTVAGWVARRRDHGGVVFLDLRDRSGVVQVVADPTASAALEAAHRVRGEYVVRVTGRVRTRPEGMVNPALETGEVEIAATALEILAESETPPFPLDDDNPAEENLRLRYRYLDLRRPAVARAIRLRGDVTRVIRRVMEAHGFLDVETPILTRSTPEGARDFLVPARLQPGNVYALPQSPQLFKQLLMVAGLERYYQIARCFRDEDLRADRQPEFTQLDVEASFIDEEDLFSLMEELMTALWSELLGVDLAAPFPRITFAESMARYGTDAPDTRFGMELVDLAGVFAGTEVGIFKGALEAGGSVLAVRLPGGGQLTRREFDEWVEFAKRRGAKGMAWVVYEKGTPRGPLAKFFTLDEINELVEATGLEDGDALFFGAGETRVTQELMGAVRVALARDRDLVPADRWDFVWVTRWPLLQWHPDAQRWDAMHHPFTAPDDASLATLEDAPGEAMSRAYDLALNGSELGGGSIRIHRRDVQQRVFALLGIDAAEADEKFGFLLDALSYGAPPHGGIAFGLDRIAMLMAGAGSLRDVIAFPKTQTGGDPMTDAPTAADPALLADLGLRLLPPRKQ from the coding sequence GTGACCCCCTACGGATCCCTCCGCACCCACGGCGCGGGCACGGTGCGCCCCGGCGACGACGGCACCGAGGTGACGGTGGCGGGCTGGGTGGCCCGCCGGCGCGACCACGGCGGCGTGGTCTTCCTCGACCTGCGCGACCGCTCCGGGGTGGTGCAGGTGGTGGCCGACCCCACCGCGTCGGCGGCGCTGGAGGCCGCGCACCGGGTTCGCGGCGAGTACGTCGTCCGCGTCACCGGCAGGGTGCGCACCCGCCCGGAGGGCATGGTCAACCCCGCCCTGGAGACCGGCGAGGTCGAGATCGCCGCAACCGCGCTGGAGATCCTCGCCGAGTCGGAGACCCCGCCGTTCCCCCTGGACGACGACAACCCGGCCGAGGAGAACCTGCGCCTGCGCTACCGCTACCTCGACCTGCGCCGCCCGGCGGTCGCGCGGGCGATCCGCCTGCGGGGCGACGTCACCCGCGTGATCCGCCGCGTGATGGAGGCGCACGGCTTCCTCGACGTGGAGACGCCGATCCTGACCCGCTCCACGCCCGAGGGCGCCCGTGACTTCCTCGTGCCCGCCCGCCTGCAGCCGGGCAACGTGTACGCACTGCCGCAGTCCCCCCAGCTGTTCAAGCAGCTGCTGATGGTCGCGGGCCTGGAGCGCTACTACCAGATCGCCCGCTGCTTCCGCGACGAGGACCTGCGGGCGGACCGCCAGCCCGAGTTCACCCAGCTCGACGTCGAGGCAAGCTTCATCGACGAGGAGGATCTCTTCTCGCTGATGGAGGAGCTCATGACCGCGCTGTGGTCCGAGCTGCTCGGTGTGGACCTCGCCGCCCCGTTCCCGCGCATCACCTTCGCCGAGTCGATGGCCCGCTACGGCACCGACGCCCCCGACACCCGCTTCGGCATGGAGCTGGTTGACCTGGCCGGGGTCTTCGCCGGCACCGAGGTCGGGATCTTCAAGGGTGCCCTGGAGGCGGGCGGCAGCGTGCTCGCGGTGCGCCTGCCCGGCGGCGGACAGCTGACCCGCCGGGAGTTCGACGAGTGGGTCGAGTTCGCCAAGCGCCGCGGGGCGAAGGGCATGGCCTGGGTTGTCTACGAGAAGGGCACGCCGCGTGGCCCTCTCGCGAAGTTCTTCACTCTCGACGAGATCAACGAACTCGTCGAGGCGACTGGTCTCGAGGACGGCGACGCCCTGTTCTTCGGGGCCGGCGAGACCCGCGTCACCCAGGAGCTGATGGGCGCGGTGCGCGTGGCGCTGGCGCGCGACCGCGACCTGGTCCCCGCCGACCGGTGGGACTTCGTGTGGGTGACCCGCTGGCCGCTGCTCCAGTGGCATCCCGACGCGCAGCGCTGGGACGCGATGCACCATCCGTTCACCGCACCCGACGACGCGTCGCTCGCGACCCTCGAGGACGCGCCCGGGGAGGCGATGAGCCGCGCCTACGACCTCGCGCTCAACGGCTCGGAGCTCGGTGGCGGATCGATCCGCATCCACCGCCGCGACGTGCAGCAGCGGGTCTTCGCCCTGCTCGGCATCGACGCCGCCGAGGCCGACGAGAAGTTCGGGTTCCTCCTCGACGCGCTGTCCTACGGGGCGCCGCCCCACGGGGGCATCGCGTTCGGTCTGGACCGTATCGCGATGCTGATGGCGGGCGCCGGCAGCCTGCGTGACGTGATCGCGTTCCCGAAGACGCAGACGGGCGGTGACCCGATGACCGACGCTCCCACCGCCGCGGACCCGGCGCTGCTGGCCGACCTCGGCCTGCGGTTGCTGCCGCCCCGCAAGCAGTAG
- a CDS encoding lysylphosphatidylglycerol synthase domain-containing protein: MSVTDATRNRLLQVARWIYVGVLVAVVVWLVWSRREDLAELVAGARPGLLLLSLALALGQLGVNAGFWTSALDALGERQRWATVVDATARSVPTRYLPGSVWYALGRATLLHRAGASRRAVGTVAVLESALSIVVVLTFGAVLLLVSGRLPAAGWQVAAACVALAVLASPPVVNALLRLVARRRGGQAVPLTWRRHLRLLGWMAVFWAYSATTFSVYLAAFPGVAVGSVIEVAGSFMVAWGVGFLAVFAPQGAGVFELTVAALLTTEAVAGVAVVVGGYRALVAVRDAVAFGATGLRTAAGRAARGGPGAASGDPPEA; this comes from the coding sequence GTGAGCGTGACCGACGCCACGCGCAACCGCCTGCTGCAGGTCGCGCGCTGGATCTACGTCGGCGTGCTGGTGGCGGTCGTGGTGTGGCTGGTGTGGTCGCGTCGGGAGGACCTTGCCGAGCTCGTGGCGGGAGCCCGACCGGGCCTGCTGCTGCTGTCACTGGCGCTGGCCCTGGGTCAGCTGGGGGTGAACGCGGGGTTCTGGACCAGTGCGCTGGACGCGTTGGGGGAGCGCCAGCGGTGGGCCACCGTCGTCGACGCGACGGCCCGGTCCGTACCGACGCGCTACCTGCCGGGCAGCGTCTGGTACGCCCTGGGCCGCGCGACCCTGCTGCACCGGGCAGGGGCCAGCAGGCGGGCCGTGGGGACGGTGGCCGTGCTGGAGTCCGCCCTGTCCATCGTCGTGGTGCTCACGTTCGGGGCGGTGCTGCTGCTGGTCAGCGGGCGGCTGCCAGCGGCGGGGTGGCAGGTGGCCGCCGCCTGCGTCGCGCTGGCGGTGCTCGCGTCCCCGCCGGTCGTCAACGCGCTGCTGCGTCTGGTCGCGCGCCGCCGCGGCGGCCAGGCGGTGCCGCTCACCTGGCGGCGCCACCTGCGTCTGCTCGGGTGGATGGCGGTCTTCTGGGCCTACTCGGCCACCACGTTCAGCGTCTACCTGGCGGCCTTCCCCGGGGTGGCGGTGGGGTCGGTCATCGAGGTCGCCGGCTCGTTCATGGTGGCGTGGGGCGTCGGGTTCCTCGCCGTGTTCGCGCCGCAGGGCGCCGGCGTGTTCGAGCTGACGGTCGCGGCGCTGCTCACCACCGAGGCGGTGGCCGGCGTGGCCGTCGTCGTGGGTGGGTACCGGGCCCTCGTCGCGGTGCGCGACGCGGTGGCGTTCGGGGCCACCGGCCTGCGCACCGCCGCGGGTCGCGCTGCCCGCGGCGGGCCGGGGGCAGCGTCCGGCGACCCCCCGGAGGCGTGA
- a CDS encoding polysaccharide pyruvyl transferase family protein, whose product MPRVLVAGWVGSTNLGDELVFAALHAKLAGRGAAVAVVSVDPAATSAAHGVAALDHRDLPGLIAAAGQADGVVFGGGGLLQDETSPLNLPYHLSRVAVARGRRTPFAAVGVGAGRLDTRLGRLLVRRGLRGAVAVSARDGDSARLLEAVGVHDVGVAADLVLGLPTPAAAPADQLVVCLRPWSAGRKRLPAGLRGDATPDAVVAAVAHALDQAAHATGLAVRFVALQRDRDDALHRRVAERMDATVTTAAPDLDGVLGEIAAARAVVAMRYHAGIGAVLAARPCVLIGYAPKVDALAGELGAGGALLAWDQRDLGGLARAVDAVSGHDAAVATARDRLRARDRVNDAALDRLLDR is encoded by the coding sequence GTGCCCCGTGTCCTGGTTGCCGGCTGGGTGGGGTCCACCAACCTCGGCGACGAGCTGGTTTTCGCGGCCTTGCACGCCAAGCTCGCGGGGCGGGGCGCGGCCGTCGCGGTCGTGTCGGTCGACCCGGCTGCGACGAGCGCCGCGCACGGTGTGGCGGCACTGGACCACCGCGACCTGCCCGGCTTGATCGCCGCCGCTGGCCAGGCCGATGGCGTGGTGTTCGGCGGCGGGGGGCTGCTCCAGGACGAGACCAGCCCGCTGAACCTGCCCTACCACCTGTCGCGCGTGGCGGTGGCGCGGGGTCGCCGGACCCCCTTCGCGGCGGTGGGAGTGGGCGCGGGCCGCCTGGACACCCGCCTGGGACGGCTGCTGGTGCGCCGGGGGCTGCGTGGCGCGGTCGCGGTGAGCGCCCGCGACGGCGATTCCGCCCGCCTGCTCGAGGCGGTCGGGGTGCACGACGTGGGCGTGGCGGCCGATCTGGTGCTGGGGCTGCCGACTCCCGCCGCGGCGCCTGCCGACCAGCTCGTGGTCTGCCTACGGCCCTGGTCGGCCGGGCGCAAGCGTCTGCCGGCGGGCCTGCGCGGGGACGCCACCCCCGACGCCGTCGTCGCCGCGGTCGCGCACGCTCTGGACCAGGCCGCGCACGCCACGGGGCTGGCGGTGCGCTTCGTGGCACTGCAGCGCGACCGCGACGACGCGCTGCACCGCCGCGTCGCCGAGCGCATGGACGCGACCGTCACGACGGCCGCACCCGACCTCGACGGTGTGCTGGGCGAGATCGCCGCCGCCCGGGCGGTCGTGGCGATGCGCTACCACGCCGGCATCGGCGCGGTGCTGGCCGCCCGACCGTGCGTGCTGATCGGCTACGCCCCCAAGGTCGACGCACTGGCGGGGGAGCTGGGAGCGGGCGGTGCCCTGCTCGCCTGGGACCAAAGGGACCTCGGCGGGCTCGCGCGAGCGGTCGACGCGGTCAGCGGACACGACGCGGCGGTGGCGACCGCCCGTGACCGGTTGCGTGCGCGCGACCGGGTCAACGATGCCGCCCTGGACCGACTGCTCGACCGGTGA